Proteins co-encoded in one Pseudophryne corroboree isolate aPseCor3 chromosome 1, aPseCor3.hap2, whole genome shotgun sequence genomic window:
- the LOC135033638 gene encoding vomeronasal type-2 receptor 26-like, with protein sequence MSDSENCEKCSDDEWPNEEKDVCVPRILDFLSYKTDMIAIAFSALSVLYFILTIFINGIFVSFRDTPIVKANNRNLSFILLISLELSLLCVHLFIGCPVDITCLLRQISFGILFTIAVSSVLAKTVMVCIAFKATKPGSSWRKCLSVELPYSVVFICSSVQVLNSAIWLSVSPPFQEYDRNTYPGMIIIQCNEGSALAFYFMLGYMGFLAALSFILAFMVRTLPDIFNEAKYITFSMLVFCSVWVCAIPAYLSSKGKHMVTVEIFAILASGIGVMSCIFFPKCYNILLRPEINSKRHLLGKG encoded by the coding sequence ACAGTGAAAACTGCGAGAAGTGCTCTGATGATGAATGGCCTAATGAGGAAAAAGATGTTTGTGTTCCCAGAATATTAGACTTTCTATCATACAAGACAGACATGATAGCGATAGCATTTTCTGCACTATCTGTCCTATATTTTATCTTAACCATCTTTATAAATGGAATATTTGTTTCATTCCGGGACACTCCAATAGTAAAAGCCAATAATAGAAACCTTAGCTTCATTCTTCTCATCTCCCTCGAACTGAGCCTACTCTGTGTGCATCTGTTCATCGGCTGTCCAGTGGACATCACCTGCTTGCTACGCCAAATATCTTTTGGAATACTATTCACCATTGCCGTGTCTTCTGTTCTGGCCAAGACTGTAATGGTTTGCATTGCTTTCAAAGCCACTAAACCTGGAAGCTCCTGGAGAAAATGTCTTAGTGTTGAATTGCCGTATTCTGTAGTGTTCATCTGCTCATCTGTCCAAGTTCTCAACAGTGCTATTTGGTTGTCAGTTTCTCCTCCCTTTCAAGAATATGATAGGAATACTTATCCTGGGATGATTATCATCCAATGTAATGAGGGTTCTGCCCTTGCCTTTTATTTCATGTTGGGTTACATGGGGTTTCTGGCAGCTCTGAGCTTTATTCTGGCTTTCATGGTGAGAACATTACCTGACATCTTTAATGAAGCCAAatacatcaccttcagcatgctggtgttctgcagtgtTTGGGTCTGTGCTATACCAGCCTACCTGAGCAGTAAGGGGAAACACATGGTCACTGTAGAGATATTTGCCATTCTGGCTTCAGGCATTGGAGTAATGAGCTGTATATTTTTCCCTAAATGCTACAATATTCTACTGAGACCTGAAATTAACAGTAAAAGACACCTCCTAGGGAAAGGATAA